A portion of the Rhodopseudomonas sp. BAL398 genome contains these proteins:
- the fghA gene encoding S-formylglutathione hydrolase, with product MTLQTVSFIRSHGGTQGVYKHASRETGTDMTFSIFVPPHPESARLPVVWYLSGLTCTHANVTEKGEFRAACAELGLILVAPDTSPRGDQVPGDPANAYDFGLGAGFYVDATQPPFAKNYRMWSYVTEELPELIAGHFPVDAARQSILGHSMGGHGALTVALRHPARYRAASAFSPIVAPSQVPWGTKALGGYLGDDKTAWRRHDAVALIEDGARFPELLVDVGDADPFLTEQLRPELLQAACDQAGIALTLRRQPGYDHSYYFISTFMADHLRWHAARLAK from the coding sequence ATGACATTGCAAACCGTTTCTTTCATCCGCTCGCATGGCGGCACCCAGGGCGTCTACAAGCACGCCAGTCGCGAGACCGGAACCGACATGACCTTTTCGATCTTCGTGCCGCCTCACCCGGAGAGCGCAAGGCTGCCGGTGGTATGGTATCTGTCCGGCCTGACCTGCACCCATGCCAATGTCACCGAGAAGGGCGAATTCCGCGCCGCCTGTGCCGAATTGGGATTGATCCTTGTGGCCCCGGATACCAGCCCGCGCGGCGACCAGGTGCCGGGCGATCCCGCCAACGCCTATGATTTCGGCCTCGGCGCCGGCTTCTATGTCGATGCGACGCAGCCGCCCTTTGCCAAGAATTACCGGATGTGGAGCTATGTGACGGAGGAATTGCCGGAACTGATCGCCGGCCACTTCCCGGTCGATGCCGCCCGGCAGTCGATCCTCGGTCACTCGATGGGCGGCCATGGCGCGCTAACTGTTGCTCTGCGCCATCCCGCGCGCTACCGCGCCGCCAGCGCGTTTTCGCCGATCGTCGCGCCCTCGCAGGTGCCATGGGGCACCAAGGCCCTGGGCGGATATCTGGGCGACGACAAGACGGCTTGGCGCCGGCATGACGCGGTGGCGCTGATCGAGGATGGCGCCCGATTTCCGGAACTGCTGGTCGATGTTGGCGATGCCGATCCGTTCCTGACCGAACAGCTTCGCCCGGAACTGCTGCAGGCGGCCTGCGACCAGGCCGGCATCGCGCTGACGCTGCGCCGCCAGCCCGGCTATGACCACAGCTACTACTTCATCTCCACCTTCATGGCCGACCACCTGCGCTGGCACGCCGCACGGTTGGCCAAATAG
- a CDS encoding DUF3280 domain-containing protein yields the protein MRALLLCLALMLSGAVPARADPSRLAVFDFEMIDTSLQGEVDGPRSEEQDRLSRIGDQLRRELVQSGKYHLVDIAPINAAAHGRNLQACGGCDVQYAQQLGADLAMTGVVQKVSNLILNVNIYLRNAHTGRLVTAASADMRGNTDESWSRAISYLVRNRLLAPNYGAPQP from the coding sequence ATGAGAGCGCTGCTGCTGTGCCTCGCGCTGATGCTGAGCGGTGCCGTGCCGGCGCGCGCGGATCCGTCCAGACTTGCGGTGTTCGACTTTGAAATGATCGATACCAGCCTGCAGGGCGAGGTCGATGGTCCGCGCAGCGAGGAGCAGGATCGGCTATCGCGGATCGGCGATCAGCTGCGCCGGGAACTGGTGCAATCCGGAAAATACCATCTGGTCGATATCGCGCCGATCAATGCTGCGGCGCACGGGCGCAATCTCCAGGCCTGCGGCGGCTGCGACGTGCAATATGCCCAGCAGCTCGGCGCCGATCTGGCGATGACCGGCGTGGTCCAGAAGGTCTCCAACCTCATTCTCAACGTCAATATCTACCTGCGCAATGCCCATACCGGGCGCCTCGTCACCGCCGCAAGCGCCGATATGCGTGGCAATACCGACGAGTCCTGGTCGCGCGCGATCAGCTATCTGGTCCGCAATCGGTTGCTGGCGCCGAATTACGGTGCGCCGCAGCCATAA
- a CDS encoding ABC transporter substrate-binding protein: MIRWLIGAIGLSVMVSHALAAEPVEIGIGYLGRAGVAQTLSLVQQPAADNGIAGARLAIADNNTTGKFLNQHFTLDEVRLGDSDDSAAAATALASRNGFIIADLPADALLKAADALRDRGTVLFNIGAIDDSLREEQCRPNVIHVAPTRSMLADALAQYLVWKKWNRWLLVLGSHEDDKSYAAALRRAAARFGAKIVEERVFEDKGGARRTDSGVTLIQRQIPVFTQQAPAYDVLVAADESEVFASYLPYRIWDPRPVAGSAGLVPTSWDAAQDQWGATQLQSRFVEQNSRHMTALDMQAWTAARMIGEASSRLGSGDPRRSLAFMTSPEFSLAAFKGQRLTLRDWNLQLRQPILLVDGRMVVSVSPQEGFLHQFSELDTLGVDRPETKCKLK, from the coding sequence ATGATCCGATGGTTGATCGGTGCAATCGGCCTATCCGTCATGGTCAGCCACGCGCTGGCGGCCGAGCCCGTCGAGATCGGCATTGGTTATCTCGGCCGCGCCGGCGTCGCGCAGACATTGTCGCTGGTGCAACAGCCGGCCGCGGATAACGGCATCGCGGGCGCCCGATTGGCGATCGCCGATAACAACACCACCGGCAAATTCCTCAATCAGCACTTCACGCTCGACGAGGTCCGGCTCGGCGACAGCGACGATTCCGCAGCGGCCGCGACCGCGCTGGCCAGCCGCAACGGCTTCATCATCGCGGATCTTCCCGCCGACGCGCTGCTGAAGGCCGCCGATGCGCTGCGCGATCGCGGCACCGTCCTGTTCAATATCGGGGCGATCGACGATTCACTGCGCGAAGAACAATGCCGCCCCAATGTCATCCATGTCGCGCCCACCCGATCGATGCTCGCGGATGCGCTGGCGCAATATTTGGTGTGGAAGAAGTGGAATCGCTGGTTGCTGGTGCTGGGATCGCACGAGGACGACAAGAGCTACGCGGCCGCATTGCGCCGCGCCGCGGCGCGCTTCGGCGCCAAGATCGTCGAGGAACGGGTGTTCGAGGATAAGGGCGGCGCCCGCCGCACCGACAGCGGCGTCACCTTGATCCAGCGGCAAATCCCGGTATTCACCCAGCAGGCGCCGGCCTATGACGTGCTGGTGGCGGCGGACGAGAGCGAAGTCTTCGCATCCTATCTGCCGTACCGGATCTGGGATCCGCGCCCCGTCGCCGGCTCGGCCGGGCTGGTGCCGACCAGTTGGGATGCGGCGCAGGATCAATGGGGCGCGACCCAATTGCAGAGCCGTTTCGTCGAGCAGAATTCCCGACACATGACCGCGCTCGACATGCAAGCCTGGACCGCGGCGCGGATGATCGGCGAAGCCAGCTCCCGCCTGGGGTCCGGCGATCCGCGGCGCTCCCTCGCCTTCATGACAAGTCCGGAGTTTTCGCTCGCCGCCTTCAAGGGTCAGCGATTGACCCTGCGCGACTGGAATTTGCAGCTGCGCCAACCGATCCTGCTGGTCGACGGCCGCATGGTGGTGTCGGTGTCGCCGCAAGAGGGATTTCTGCATCAGTTTTCCGAACTCGATACGCTGGGCGTCGATCGCCCCGAAACCAAATGCAAGTTGAAGTGA
- a CDS encoding YVTN family beta-propeller repeat protein has protein sequence MLSVASPASAFIAYVSNEKSNTVSVIDTDGWRVTDTIKVGQRPRGIEFSKDGKFVMVAVGDDDTIEVIDTTTHQIVDKLPSGPDPELFTQDDSGKTLYVANENDNTVTVIDLVKRVRVGDIQVGVEPEGMALSPDGKTLINTSETTNMAHFIDTATRKNVANVLVDARPRFAAFKRDGSELWVSSEIGGTVSVIDPAKAAVVDKITFEIPGLRREAIQPVGIGMTKDGKTAFIALGPANRVAVVDAATHKVSKYLLVGQRVWHMAFTPDEKYLLVTNGVSNDVSVIDVAARKVIKTIQVGELPWGITMAPQ, from the coding sequence ATGCTGTCTGTCGCCTCCCCCGCCTCTGCCTTCATCGCCTATGTGTCGAACGAGAAGAGCAACACCGTGTCGGTGATCGATACCGACGGCTGGCGCGTCACCGACACCATCAAGGTCGGGCAAAGGCCGCGCGGCATCGAATTCAGCAAGGACGGCAAGTTCGTGATGGTCGCGGTTGGCGATGACGACACCATCGAGGTGATCGATACCACCACCCACCAGATCGTCGACAAGCTGCCGTCGGGTCCCGATCCGGAACTGTTCACCCAGGATGATTCCGGCAAGACGCTGTATGTCGCCAATGAGAACGACAACACGGTGACGGTGATCGATCTCGTCAAGCGGGTCCGCGTCGGCGACATCCAGGTCGGCGTCGAGCCGGAGGGCATGGCGCTGAGCCCGGACGGCAAGACCCTGATCAACACCTCCGAAACCACCAATATGGCGCATTTCATCGACACCGCGACGCGAAAGAACGTCGCCAATGTGCTGGTCGATGCTCGGCCGCGCTTCGCCGCCTTCAAGCGCGACGGCTCGGAATTATGGGTCTCGTCGGAAATCGGCGGCACCGTGTCGGTGATCGATCCGGCCAAAGCCGCCGTGGTCGACAAGATCACTTTCGAGATTCCGGGCCTACGCCGCGAGGCGATCCAGCCGGTCGGCATCGGCATGACCAAGGATGGCAAGACCGCGTTCATCGCGCTGGGACCGGCCAACCGGGTCGCGGTGGTGGATGCCGCAACTCATAAGGTGAGTAAATATCTGCTGGTCGGACAGCGGGTCTGGCATATGGCCTTTACGCCTGACGAAAAATATCTGCTGGTGACCAATGGCGTCTCCAACGACGTCTCGGTGATCGACGTCGCCGCGCGCAAGGTCATCAAGACCATCCAGGTCGGCGAACTGCCCTGGGGCATCACCATGGCGCCGCAATGA
- a CDS encoding ATP-binding cassette domain-containing protein, with amino-acid sequence MITADVNHVVRTAPDATTGPDPAAIPALSIAGLSHSYGARRALIDISFAVAPASFTALLGLNGAGKSTLFTLITRLFGIQAGRIGIFGHDVGSAPGEALRLLGVVFQPRTLDLDLSVTQNLLYHAALHGIDRREARLRSGEVLAQIDLADRAASKVRDLSGGQMRRLEIARALLHRPRLLLLDEATVGLDVKARAAILGHVRQLVSDHGIGVLWATHLFDEIAPGDDLVVLHQGRVLAHREVTGVVAEAGAPDLNAAFMRLTGSAAP; translated from the coding sequence ATGATCACAGCCGACGTCAATCATGTTGTTCGCACCGCGCCGGACGCGACGACGGGGCCTGATCCCGCGGCGATCCCGGCGCTATCGATCGCCGGACTCAGCCATAGCTACGGCGCGCGGCGCGCGCTGATCGACATCAGCTTCGCCGTCGCCCCGGCCAGTTTCACCGCTTTGCTCGGCCTCAACGGCGCCGGCAAGAGCACGCTGTTCACGCTGATCACCCGGCTGTTCGGCATTCAGGCCGGACGCATCGGCATCTTCGGCCATGACGTCGGCTCGGCACCCGGAGAAGCGCTGCGGCTGCTGGGCGTCGTATTCCAACCGCGCACCCTCGATCTCGATCTGTCGGTGACGCAGAACCTGCTCTATCACGCCGCGCTGCACGGCATCGATCGCCGCGAGGCCCGGCTGCGCAGCGGCGAGGTGCTGGCGCAGATCGATCTTGCCGACCGCGCCGCCAGCAAGGTCCGCGACTTGTCGGGCGGCCAGATGCGGCGGCTGGAAATCGCCCGCGCTTTGCTGCATCGCCCGCGCCTGTTGTTGCTCGACGAGGCCACCGTCGGGCTCGACGTCAAGGCCCGCGCCGCAATTCTGGGCCATGTCCGCCAGCTGGTCAGCGACCACGGCATCGGCGTGCTGTGGGCCACCCATCTGTTCGACGAGATCGCACCCGGCGACGATCTTGTGGTGCTGCACCAGGGTCGGGTGCTGGCGCATCGCGAGGTCACGGGCGTCGTCGCCGAAGCCGGTGCGCCGGACCTCAACGCCGCCTTCATGCGGCTGACCGGGAGCGCGGCGCCATGA
- a CDS encoding ABC transporter permease produces MSTTTVSPARTGFSVAQYLTCLNGIVWREALRFLHQRERFVSALVRPLVWLFIFAAGFRQVLGISIIPPYETYILYEVYIAPGLIAMIQLFNGMQSSLSMVYDREMGNMRTLLVSPLPRGYLLFCKLLAGTAVSLLQVYAFLLIAWFWDIAPPPLGYLTVLPALMLSGLMLGALGMLISSGVKQLENFAGVMNFVIFPMFFASSALYPLWRVREGSPILYYVCQFNPFTHAVELIRFALYGQLNWISLAVVGGCTAVFIVAAIYAYDPSRGLIRRGPGGET; encoded by the coding sequence ATGAGCACTACCACCGTCTCGCCGGCCCGAACCGGCTTCTCCGTCGCGCAATACCTCACCTGCCTGAACGGCATCGTCTGGCGCGAAGCGCTGCGCTTCCTGCATCAGCGCGAACGCTTCGTCTCGGCGCTGGTGCGGCCGCTGGTGTGGCTGTTCATTTTTGCCGCGGGCTTTCGTCAGGTGCTCGGCATCTCGATCATCCCGCCTTATGAAACCTACATCCTCTACGAGGTCTATATCGCGCCAGGTCTGATCGCGATGATCCAGCTGTTCAACGGCATGCAGTCGTCGCTGTCGATGGTCTATGACCGCGAGATGGGCAATATGCGCACATTGCTGGTCAGCCCGCTGCCGCGCGGCTATCTGCTGTTCTGCAAATTGCTCGCCGGCACCGCGGTATCGCTGCTGCAGGTCTATGCCTTCCTGCTGATCGCCTGGTTCTGGGATATCGCGCCGCCGCCGCTCGGCTATCTGACGGTGCTGCCGGCCTTGATGCTGTCGGGGCTGATGCTCGGCGCGCTGGGGATGCTGATCTCGTCCGGCGTCAAGCAGCTGGAGAATTTCGCCGGCGTGATGAACTTCGTGATCTTTCCGATGTTTTTCGCCTCATCCGCGCTGTATCCGCTGTGGCGCGTGCGCGAGGGCAGCCCGATCTTGTATTATGTCTGCCAGTTCAATCCGTTCACCCATGCGGTCGAGCTGATCCGCTTCGCGCTCTACGGACAGCTCAACTGGATATCGCTCGCCGTGGTCGGCGGCTGTACCGCCGTCTTCATCGTCGCGGCTATTTATGCCTATGATCCCTCGCGCGGCCTGATCCGCCGCGGCCCCGGAGGTGAGACATGA
- a CDS encoding PQQ-dependent catabolism-associated CXXCW motif protein, with translation MNWRAAGAVLALVVGTAPLLARDIAPEPDDYRWEHYRAPVPATLKGARVVSTEQAEAIWSAGQAAFIDVLPRAPKPPNLPAGTIWRDRPRLDIPGSIWLPDTGYGALSSATEHYLKRGVADASGGDKSRLLVIYCQADCWMSWNAAKRVLSYGYKNVAWYPDGTDGWEQALLPLTPAQPKPRDDAEN, from the coding sequence ATGAACTGGAGGGCGGCCGGTGCAGTTCTTGCGCTGGTGGTGGGCACGGCCCCGCTGCTGGCGCGCGACATCGCGCCGGAGCCGGACGATTATCGGTGGGAGCATTATCGGGCGCCAGTCCCGGCCACGCTGAAAGGCGCCCGCGTGGTGTCGACCGAGCAGGCCGAGGCGATCTGGAGCGCCGGGCAGGCGGCCTTCATCGACGTGCTGCCGCGCGCGCCGAAGCCACCAAATCTGCCAGCCGGCACCATCTGGCGCGATCGGCCGCGACTCGACATTCCAGGCAGCATCTGGCTTCCCGACACCGGCTATGGCGCGCTGTCATCGGCGACCGAGCACTATCTCAAGCGCGGCGTGGCCGACGCCTCCGGCGGCGACAAGTCCAGATTGCTGGTGATCTATTGCCAGGCCGATTGCTGGATGTCGTGGAACGCGGCCAAGCGCGTGCTGTCCTATGGCTACAAGAATGTCGCCTGGTATCCGGACGGCACCGATGGCTGGGAGCAGGCGCTGCTGCCCTTGACGCCGGCGCAGCCGAAGCCGCGCGACGACGCCGAGAACTGA
- a CDS encoding substrate-binding domain-containing protein, with translation MRSPTRNRWPLIVLLGLAGALSGPVACWAQSGDATDLSIELVDPKVLRVCADPHNLPFSNDKGEGIENKIAELFAEKMHKKLDYMYFPQATGFVRMTLGAHRCDVIMGFPQGDELVQGTNPYYRTAYAVVVKPGSGLEDITTLEDPRLKTKHIGIVAGTPPATNMAANGLMTNAKPYPLVIDTRKESSAVAMIKDLMAGEIDVAILWGPMAGYYAKQENPALHVTPLLKETAGPKLVYRIGMGVRPAEQNWKRQLNRLIEENQPAINKILLDFGVPLLDENDRPIAAAATTKSP, from the coding sequence ATGAGATCTCCCACCCGGAATCGCTGGCCGCTGATTGTGCTTCTCGGGCTTGCCGGCGCGCTCAGCGGCCCTGTGGCATGCTGGGCGCAGTCCGGTGATGCGACCGATCTGTCGATCGAACTGGTCGATCCCAAGGTGCTGCGGGTTTGCGCTGATCCGCACAATCTGCCGTTTTCCAACGACAAGGGCGAGGGCATCGAGAACAAGATTGCCGAATTATTCGCCGAAAAGATGCACAAGAAACTGGACTACATGTATTTCCCGCAGGCCACCGGTTTCGTTCGGATGACGCTGGGCGCGCATCGCTGCGATGTCATCATGGGGTTTCCCCAGGGCGACGAATTGGTGCAGGGCACCAATCCCTATTATCGAACGGCCTATGCGGTGGTGGTCAAGCCGGGCAGCGGGCTCGAGGATATCACCACGCTGGAAGATCCGCGGCTGAAGACCAAGCATATCGGCATCGTCGCGGGCACGCCGCCCGCCACCAACATGGCCGCCAATGGGCTGATGACAAATGCCAAGCCCTATCCGCTGGTGATCGACACTCGCAAGGAATCCTCGGCGGTCGCGATGATCAAGGATCTGATGGCGGGTGAGATTGACGTGGCGATCCTGTGGGGACCGATGGCGGGCTACTACGCCAAACAGGAAAATCCGGCGCTGCATGTCACGCCGCTGCTTAAGGAGACCGCCGGACCCAAACTGGTCTACCGTATCGGCATGGGTGTGCGGCCGGCAGAGCAGAACTGGAAACGCCAGCTCAACCGGCTGATCGAGGAGAACCAGCCGGCCATCAACAAGATCTTGCTCGATTTCGGCGTTCCGCTGCTGGATGAGAACGACCGACCGATCGCCGCGGCCGCCACCACCAAGTCGCCATGA
- a CDS encoding quinoprotein relay system zinc metallohydrolase 2, whose translation MVALAALIVAFIMLGSPSSWAQQPQLPVTEIAPGVFVHIGVHQLMTQQNAGAIANLGFVIGRDAVAVIDTGGSVVEGNQLRAAIRSHTDKPIRYVINTHGHPDHVFGNAAFVKDGVTFVGHHNLPKALATRGPFYLQAFRRTMGDALIDQVALIPPTLLVDGALNLDLGDRVLALRAWPAAHSDSDLTVLDTQSGTLFAGDLVFLGHTPVLDGNLRGWLGVIDELRQLPAKRVVPGHGAVSPWPAALADESRYLNTLTTDIRAAVARGQSIRAAADTAAASERSRWQLFDDFNARNATAAFSQIEWE comes from the coding sequence ATGGTTGCTCTCGCGGCTCTGATCGTTGCATTCATCATGCTTGGATCGCCCTCTTCATGGGCACAACAACCGCAATTGCCGGTCACCGAGATCGCCCCCGGCGTCTTCGTTCATATCGGCGTCCATCAATTGATGACGCAGCAGAACGCGGGCGCGATCGCCAATCTCGGCTTTGTGATCGGTCGCGATGCGGTGGCGGTGATCGACACCGGCGGCAGCGTTGTCGAAGGCAATCAGTTGCGCGCGGCGATCCGCAGCCACACCGACAAGCCGATCCGCTACGTCATCAATACCCATGGCCATCCCGATCACGTGTTCGGCAACGCGGCCTTCGTAAAGGACGGCGTCACCTTTGTCGGCCACCACAACCTGCCGAAGGCGCTGGCCACCCGCGGGCCGTTCTATCTCCAGGCGTTCCGCCGAACCATGGGCGACGCGCTGATCGATCAGGTCGCGCTGATTCCACCGACATTGCTTGTCGACGGTGCGCTCAACCTCGATCTCGGCGACCGGGTTCTGGCGCTACGGGCCTGGCCGGCCGCGCACAGCGACAGCGATCTCACCGTGCTCGATACGCAAAGCGGAACGTTGTTCGCTGGCGATCTCGTGTTCCTCGGCCATACGCCGGTGCTGGACGGCAATCTGCGCGGCTGGCTTGGCGTGATCGACGAACTCCGTCAGCTTCCCGCCAAGCGCGTGGTTCCGGGCCACGGCGCCGTGAGCCCATGGCCGGCCGCCCTCGCCGACGAAAGCCGCTATCTCAACACGCTCACAACCGATATTCGTGCGGCGGTCGCCCGCGGTCAGTCGATCCGGGCCGCCGCCGACACCGCAGCGGCCTCCGAACGGTCGCGATGGCAATTGTTCGATGACTTCAATGCGCGCAACGCAACTGCAGCATTTTCGCAAATTGAATGGGAATAG
- a CDS encoding quinoprotein dehydrogenase-associated SoxYZ-like carrier, producing the protein MFGRHLGLLCVAGLLSALPIGTVAAAAEAEAEAYDPWPDLAQEIFQRRPINDGAKVIAIDMPYRAEDAAIVPVTMRVLLSPADARQVRKLTLVIDQNPAPMAAKFDFGPDAKISEISTRVRVNNYTNVHAVAELSDGKLYMAKTYVKASGGCSAPAAKTADARDQLGQMRYRQFAKAGAGAASGAREVQIMIGHPNNSGLQMDQLTQLYTPAFFINELRLWQDDSLVLAMEGGISISENPNLRFTYVSNGAKQFRAEAKDTEGHVFEHQWKIQDPGT; encoded by the coding sequence ATGTTCGGACGCCACCTAGGCTTACTCTGCGTCGCCGGCTTGTTGAGTGCTTTGCCCATTGGGACTGTCGCTGCCGCGGCGGAGGCCGAGGCCGAGGCCTATGATCCTTGGCCGGATCTCGCCCAGGAGATTTTCCAACGTCGGCCGATCAATGACGGCGCCAAGGTGATCGCCATCGACATGCCCTATCGCGCCGAAGATGCGGCGATCGTTCCGGTGACAATGCGGGTACTGCTGTCGCCGGCCGACGCCCGCCAGGTCCGGAAGCTGACCTTGGTGATCGATCAAAACCCCGCGCCGATGGCCGCAAAGTTCGATTTCGGGCCGGACGCCAAGATTTCTGAAATCTCGACCCGGGTCCGCGTCAACAACTATACCAACGTCCATGCGGTGGCCGAGTTGAGCGATGGCAAGCTGTATATGGCGAAGACCTACGTCAAGGCGTCCGGCGGATGTTCGGCGCCGGCCGCCAAGACCGCCGACGCGCGGGACCAGCTGGGCCAGATGCGATACCGGCAATTCGCCAAGGCGGGTGCGGGCGCCGCCAGCGGCGCCCGCGAGGTCCAGATCATGATCGGACACCCCAATAATTCCGGCCTGCAGATGGATCAGCTGACCCAGCTCTATACGCCGGCCTTCTTCATCAATGAGTTGCGGCTGTGGCAGGACGACAGCCTGGTGCTGGCGATGGAGGGCGGCATTTCGATCTCGGAAAACCCCAATCTGCGTTTCACCTACGTGTCGAACGGAGCCAAGCAGTTCCGCGCCGAGGCCAAGGACACCGAAGGCCACGTGTTCGAGCATCAATGGAAAATCCAGGACCCCGGCACCTGA
- a CDS encoding ABC transporter substrate-binding protein — protein sequence MLVAAWLTIAWAGACCAAQTVRVAVQKTGTLAWEMSVIRSHGLDKEAGLSIQTLELASPEAGKIALRARNADIIVSDWLWVSRERSLGAKLTFYPYSSALGAVMVAGSSPIRSLADLKGRTLAVAGGPLDKSWLLLQARLKQHDIDLKSEATIVYGAPPLLAAKMRGGEMDAVLNYWNFSAGLESDGFRRLAGIETLLPELGAKGRIAMLGYVFRESWANANPELVARFIAVGRKAKETLATSDPAWDSIAPLTGVTDAATLRVYRERYREGIPRRPIADEEADARVLYRVLAGIGGRQLVGPASDLEPGTFYHPIPGD from the coding sequence ATGCTTGTCGCCGCGTGGCTGACGATCGCCTGGGCAGGAGCATGTTGCGCTGCGCAGACCGTCCGGGTTGCGGTGCAAAAGACCGGCACCCTGGCCTGGGAGATGTCGGTCATCCGCAGCCACGGCCTCGACAAGGAGGCCGGCCTGTCGATCCAAACGCTCGAACTTGCCAGTCCGGAGGCCGGCAAGATTGCGCTCCGCGCCCGCAATGCCGATATCATCGTGTCGGACTGGCTATGGGTCTCGCGCGAGCGCAGCCTCGGCGCCAAGCTGACCTTCTATCCCTATTCCAGCGCGCTCGGCGCAGTGATGGTGGCGGGCTCCTCGCCGATCCGGAGCCTGGCCGATCTCAAGGGCCGCACCCTTGCCGTCGCGGGCGGGCCGCTCGACAAGAGCTGGCTGCTGCTGCAAGCCCGGCTGAAACAACACGACATCGACCTGAAGTCGGAGGCGACCATCGTCTATGGCGCGCCGCCATTGCTGGCGGCAAAGATGCGCGGCGGGGAAATGGATGCGGTGCTCAATTATTGGAATTTCTCCGCAGGGTTGGAGTCCGATGGCTTCCGCCGCCTCGCCGGAATCGAGACCCTGCTGCCCGAGCTGGGCGCCAAAGGCCGTATCGCGATGCTCGGCTACGTCTTTCGTGAGTCATGGGCCAACGCCAATCCCGAGCTGGTCGCGCGCTTCATCGCCGTCGGCCGCAAGGCCAAGGAGACCTTGGCGACGTCGGATCCGGCGTGGGATAGCATCGCACCATTGACGGGTGTGACCGACGCCGCGACCCTGCGCGTGTATCGCGAACGCTATCGCGAGGGCATTCCGCGCCGTCCGATCGCCGACGAAGAGGCCGATGCCCGCGTGCTCTATCGCGTGCTGGCCGGCATCGGCGGCCGCCAATTGGTCGGGCCGGCGTCGGATCTCGAGCCCGGCACTTTCTATCACCCGATTCCGGGAGACTGA
- a CDS encoding ABC transporter permease yields the protein MLRLLSFALLLASWWIASLLIGDAKLPAPPAVLAAMLAEARSGALFLNLGITLVRVALAFTLAMSLGSAIGYLMGRVRLADRLGDPWLILLLNLPALVVIVLAYIWAGLTEAAAIMAIAINKLPTAVVTLREGTRALDPALEEMATVFAIPRGTTFRHVILPQLAPYIAASARSGLALVWKIVLVAELLGRPDGVGFEIGVAFQLFDIPLLLAYSLTFAAVVLIIETLLVQPLETRLFRWRPRAA from the coding sequence GTGCTGCGCCTGCTGTCCTTTGCCCTGCTACTGGCCAGCTGGTGGATCGCCTCGCTGCTGATCGGCGATGCCAAGCTGCCGGCGCCACCCGCGGTTCTGGCGGCGATGTTGGCTGAGGCCAGATCCGGCGCGTTGTTTCTCAACCTTGGCATCACCTTGGTGCGCGTGGCCCTCGCCTTCACCCTGGCGATGAGTTTGGGCTCCGCGATCGGCTATCTGATGGGACGGGTGCGGCTGGCCGACCGGCTCGGCGATCCCTGGCTGATCCTACTGCTCAACCTGCCTGCCCTCGTCGTGATCGTGCTGGCCTATATCTGGGCCGGGCTGACCGAGGCCGCGGCGATCATGGCGATCGCCATCAACAAGCTTCCGACCGCCGTCGTCACGCTGCGGGAGGGAACGCGGGCGCTCGATCCCGCGCTCGAAGAGATGGCGACCGTGTTCGCGATCCCCCGTGGCACAACGTTTCGTCACGTCATCCTGCCGCAACTGGCACCCTATATCGCCGCCAGCGCCCGCTCCGGCCTGGCGCTGGTCTGGAAGATCGTGCTGGTCGCCGAATTGCTCGGACGCCCCGATGGCGTCGGTTTCGAAATCGGGGTGGCATTCCAACTGTTCGACATCCCGTTGCTGCTTGCCTATTCGCTGACCTTCGCGGCCGTGGTCCTCATCATCGAAACCTTGCTGGTGCAGCCGCTCGAAACCCGTTTGTTTCGGTGGCGCCCCCGTGCGGCTTGA